The proteins below come from a single Pandoraea apista genomic window:
- a CDS encoding ATP-binding cassette domain-containing protein yields the protein MSDIPVRLGPQASAAASGGAATRARDGIALTASLAAALLAMAGAACVVNGYFVVVIAGVALLAICGVGLNLLLGLTGQVSFGHVGFYAIGAYAVAILTTQAGWPFWPAWLVGGVIAALTGGLLALPALRVRGPGLAMVTIAFGFMVEHGAVEWRALTGGQNGLMGVMPPGIFGIAGSERVVAVAALAVLGVALLIYARISRGAWGAAMRAVRDSETAASSIGVNPLVVKAVAFAFSAALAGLAGGLFAPLQGMVTPGMFSFLQSLLFVLVVMIGGAGTIAGPLVGAVVVGLLPELLASLENLRLLCFGVLLLVVLWGAPNGVIGVLSAWWNSRRGASSRDAGVDANAPLALPVLAQAQRKSLAARGLAMTFGGVKAVSDLSFELPAARVTSLIGPNGAGKSTVLNMLSGFYRPQAGTRALGGDMLAARGACDSARHGVARTYQTSQLFGGMSVLDNVTLALSAGRLGGLLGVARMRSKARRDAATALLRACGYHGDVELMAADLAHVDRRLVEIARALATRPAVLLLDEPAAGLSTQDKAQLGKLLREIADSGVAVGLVEHDMSLVMGVSDGIVVIDAGRFLAQGSPAAIRHDERVRQAYLGASTADVGKPIERDVATTSEVLGVGKLTAGYGAAPVLHDISIQVREGELVALLGANGAGKSTLMRSLAGLHRPVSGGITFDGRDLSRLDAAKIAALGVVLVPEGRQVFAELSVLDNLRLGAFPCGRLPRATLDKRIDQMFARYPRLRQRQHQRAGLLSGGEQQMLAIARALMSAPRVLLLDEPSLGLAPKVIAELFASLDALRRESLSMLLVDQMAAMALSIADRGYVLEEGRVSASGSASELAGDARLAAAYLGGQYEAGAAA from the coding sequence ATGAGCGACATTCCTGTGCGGCTCGGGCCGCAGGCTTCGGCGGCGGCGTCCGGTGGAGCGGCCACGCGAGCCCGTGACGGCATTGCGCTGACGGCGAGTCTTGCGGCGGCACTGCTGGCGATGGCCGGCGCCGCCTGTGTGGTGAACGGCTATTTTGTCGTGGTGATCGCGGGTGTGGCGTTGCTCGCGATCTGCGGCGTGGGCCTGAATCTCCTGCTCGGATTGACCGGACAAGTGTCGTTCGGCCACGTGGGCTTCTACGCCATAGGCGCCTACGCCGTGGCCATTCTGACGACACAGGCGGGGTGGCCGTTCTGGCCCGCGTGGCTCGTGGGCGGCGTGATCGCCGCGCTGACTGGCGGTCTGCTGGCGCTGCCCGCGCTGCGGGTGCGCGGACCGGGACTCGCCATGGTGACGATTGCGTTTGGCTTCATGGTCGAACATGGCGCCGTAGAGTGGCGTGCGCTGACCGGTGGACAGAACGGCTTGATGGGGGTGATGCCTCCGGGCATCTTCGGCATTGCCGGAAGCGAGCGCGTGGTGGCCGTAGCGGCCCTTGCCGTGCTGGGCGTGGCGCTGCTGATTTATGCGCGCATTTCCCGCGGCGCATGGGGGGCGGCCATGCGTGCGGTGCGCGACAGCGAGACGGCGGCATCGTCGATCGGTGTCAATCCGCTGGTCGTCAAAGCGGTGGCCTTCGCATTCTCGGCAGCGCTCGCCGGATTGGCGGGCGGCCTGTTCGCGCCGTTGCAAGGCATGGTCACGCCGGGCATGTTTTCATTCCTCCAGTCGTTGCTGTTCGTGCTGGTCGTGATGATCGGCGGCGCCGGCACGATTGCCGGGCCGCTTGTCGGCGCGGTAGTCGTCGGGCTGCTGCCGGAGTTGCTGGCGAGCCTCGAGAACCTGCGCCTGCTTTGCTTCGGCGTGTTGTTGCTCGTTGTATTGTGGGGCGCGCCGAACGGCGTGATTGGCGTGTTGAGCGCTTGGTGGAACTCGCGCCGCGGCGCTTCGTCGAGAGACGCCGGTGTCGACGCGAACGCGCCGCTTGCGCTGCCAGTGCTGGCTCAGGCGCAGCGCAAGAGCCTTGCCGCACGTGGCCTCGCCATGACGTTCGGCGGCGTGAAAGCGGTGAGCGATCTGTCGTTCGAGCTGCCTGCCGCACGGGTGACGAGTCTGATCGGACCGAACGGCGCGGGCAAGTCGACCGTTCTCAACATGCTGTCGGGTTTCTATCGTCCGCAGGCGGGCACGCGTGCGCTCGGTGGCGACATGCTCGCAGCGCGCGGCGCGTGCGACAGCGCACGGCACGGGGTGGCGCGTACCTACCAGACGTCGCAATTGTTCGGCGGCATGAGCGTGCTGGATAACGTGACGCTCGCGCTGAGTGCGGGAAGACTCGGCGGCTTGCTCGGCGTTGCCCGCATGCGCAGCAAGGCGCGCCGCGACGCCGCAACCGCCCTGCTACGCGCCTGTGGCTATCACGGCGATGTGGAACTGATGGCCGCGGACCTTGCACACGTCGACCGCCGTTTGGTAGAGATCGCTCGCGCGTTGGCAACGCGTCCGGCCGTGCTGTTGCTCGACGAGCCGGCGGCAGGACTATCGACGCAAGACAAAGCGCAACTCGGCAAGCTCCTGCGCGAGATCGCCGATAGCGGTGTGGCGGTCGGACTGGTGGAACACGATATGTCGCTGGTGATGGGGGTATCGGATGGCATTGTCGTGATCGACGCGGGACGCTTCCTTGCGCAGGGTTCGCCCGCGGCGATTCGCCACGACGAGCGTGTTCGCCAGGCTTATCTTGGCGCATCGACGGCGGACGTGGGCAAACCGATCGAGCGCGACGTTGCAACAACGTCTGAGGTGCTGGGCGTGGGCAAACTCACCGCGGGATACGGTGCCGCGCCGGTGCTGCACGACATATCGATTCAGGTGCGCGAGGGCGAACTGGTCGCGCTACTCGGTGCTAATGGTGCCGGCAAGTCGACACTGATGCGCTCACTCGCGGGGTTGCATCGTCCGGTCAGCGGAGGCATCACCTTCGACGGGCGCGATCTATCCCGGCTGGATGCCGCGAAGATCGCCGCATTGGGGGTCGTGCTGGTGCCGGAGGGGCGGCAGGTGTTCGCGGAATTGTCGGTGCTCGACAACTTGCGGCTTGGGGCGTTTCCGTGTGGACGTCTGCCACGGGCGACGCTCGATAAACGCATCGATCAGATGTTTGCACGCTACCCGCGCTTGCGGCAGCGGCAACATCAACGCGCCGGTTTGCTCTCCGGCGGCGAGCAACAGATGCTTGCGATTGCGCGCGCATTGATGTCGGCGCCGCGTGTGCTGTTGCTCGACGAGCCGTCGCTGGGACTGGCCCCGAAGGTCATCGCGGAGTTGTTTGCGTCGCTCGACGCTTTGCGGCGTGAGTCGCTGTCGATGTTGCTCGTCGACCAGATGGCGGCGATGGCGTTGTCCATTGCCGATCGCGGCTACGTGCTGGAAGAGGGACGCGTGAGTGCGAGTGGATCTGCGAGCGAGTTGGCGGGCGATGCGCGTCTGGCGGCGGCCTATCTCGGCGGTCAGTACGAGGCAGGAGCTGCCGCATGA
- a CDS encoding ABC transporter substrate-binding protein: MSFVSVSSYAADTIKIGLVTALSGQSARAGEALTRGMTIAIDEINASGGVLGGRKLELVRRDDEGNPAKGVLAARELIYKDKVAVLFGGLDTPVSMAIVPIANQEKVPFMGPWAAGTPITRNGANPNYVFRVSAVDEIVDSAMVAHAQETFGAKKLGLILVNNPWGESNEKGIVAALAAKGMKPAGVEKFEANDVDITPQLGRLKAAGADTLLMVGNVGPSAQVVKSLDRMGWKVPIVSHWGPAGGRFTELAGPNAKAVHFVQTYSFFGATSPVSARVVAALKAKYSDVKGVDDITPAVGVANAYDAMRLTALAIDKAGSTNGDAIRGGFYKIDRYEGLIKTYVKPFTDQQHDALSAQDYVWAQFIDNRIVPVSAAGAKVAAK; this comes from the coding sequence ATGTCGTTCGTCAGTGTCTCGAGCTACGCGGCGGACACGATCAAGATCGGACTCGTTACCGCGCTCTCGGGGCAATCGGCGCGTGCCGGAGAGGCGCTTACGCGCGGCATGACGATAGCCATCGACGAGATAAACGCGAGCGGTGGCGTGCTCGGCGGTCGCAAGCTCGAACTGGTGCGTCGCGACGACGAAGGCAATCCGGCCAAAGGCGTGCTTGCGGCGCGCGAGCTGATTTACAAAGACAAGGTCGCGGTGCTGTTCGGCGGGCTCGACACGCCGGTGTCGATGGCGATCGTGCCCATCGCCAATCAGGAGAAGGTGCCGTTCATGGGCCCGTGGGCAGCGGGCACACCGATCACTCGCAATGGCGCTAATCCGAACTATGTGTTTCGCGTGTCGGCGGTCGATGAAATCGTCGACAGCGCCATGGTGGCTCACGCTCAGGAGACCTTCGGCGCGAAGAAGCTCGGTCTGATTCTCGTGAACAATCCTTGGGGGGAATCGAACGAGAAGGGCATCGTGGCCGCGTTGGCGGCGAAAGGCATGAAGCCCGCCGGCGTGGAGAAATTCGAAGCGAACGACGTGGACATTACGCCGCAGCTCGGCCGTCTCAAGGCCGCCGGGGCCGACACATTGCTGATGGTCGGCAACGTCGGACCGTCGGCGCAGGTGGTGAAGTCGCTCGACCGCATGGGGTGGAAGGTGCCTATCGTGTCGCACTGGGGCCCGGCGGGCGGACGCTTCACCGAGTTGGCCGGCCCTAACGCCAAGGCCGTGCATTTCGTGCAGACATATAGCTTCTTCGGCGCGACATCGCCGGTGAGCGCGCGTGTCGTTGCCGCGCTAAAAGCGAAATATTCCGACGTGAAGGGCGTGGACGACATTACCCCGGCCGTGGGGGTGGCGAACGCTTACGACGCCATGCGTCTGACCGCACTTGCCATCGACAAGGCGGGTTCGACGAACGGCGATGCGATTCGCGGTGGTTTCTACAAGATTGATCGCTATGAAGGCCTCATCAAGACGTACGTGAAGCCGTTCACCGACCAGCAACATGACGCGCTGTCCGCCCAGGATTATGTGTGGGCGCAATTCATCGATAACCGCATTGTCCCGGTGTCCGCCGCAGGCGCGAAGGTCGCGGCGAAGTAA
- a CDS encoding single-stranded DNA-binding protein, translated as MIDGLIGGKLYGKAAQRTGQNGHPFVTAKVRATGGDGDGDAIFVNVIAFSETAINALLALEDGDSVSISGSLTPKVWTDRNGETRPALDMVATLVMTAYQVKHKRATTRGDASPAHDADADIDDGDSPH; from the coding sequence ATGATTGACGGCCTGATCGGCGGCAAACTGTACGGCAAGGCTGCACAGCGCACTGGACAAAACGGACACCCCTTCGTTACCGCGAAGGTTCGCGCAACGGGCGGAGACGGCGATGGCGATGCGATCTTCGTCAATGTGATTGCCTTCAGCGAGACAGCCATCAATGCGCTGCTGGCGCTCGAAGACGGCGATAGCGTGTCGATATCCGGCTCGCTCACGCCGAAGGTGTGGACCGACCGCAATGGCGAAACGCGTCCCGCGCTCGATATGGTCGCCACGCTCGTGATGACCGCGTATCAGGTCAAGCACAAACGGGCCACGACCCGGGGCGACGCCAGCCCCGCGCACGACGCGGACGCGGACATTGACGACGGCGACAGCCCCCACTGA
- a CDS encoding methyl-accepting chemotaxis protein, giving the protein MKVTSLRTRILLIACLTVVGALILSGITTYVIVRDSMMSSIAHTLSAVANGNASAIERWSADKAQAVVATSQVVEKGDPAGLVKLMGKTNDFPITSIGWSDKTFFSTAPTPADYDPTARPWYKSAVAAGKLTVTKPYGDSSTGIPYVAFTAPLVRDGQTTGAISGAVALTGVQDIIKAVHPTPSSLALVVASDGQVIAHPDNKFSLKPSTEVAAALTADSLPGMAADGAAPVAMELAGAPKLLKAKRIPGTDWYLVVALDRAEATAGLTHVLGATVITLIVLTLISLAIASIFTSRAFKRLSTVRDAMDTIGSGDGDMTQRLDVVGHDEVAQISKSFNAFVDKISSVMLDVRAGVSSMTSATSEIEMGNRDLSQRTEASAGSLQETSSALTELTSSVKQTADTAEHATRLANDASAAAARGGQVVTDAVGTMAAITQSSERITEIIGVIDGIAFQTNILALNAAVEAARAGEQGRGFAVVAGEVRTLAQRSAAAAQEIKALIETSVHNVKSGTERVQAAGTTMNEIVDGITRVQRLVSEIHGAMTEQSAGISQIDRSVSEMDQATQQNAALVEESAAASAMLSEQARMLAETVARFRLREGHRSDSHGVGAPQSPSLSVVGSARRLAA; this is encoded by the coding sequence ATGAAAGTCACTTCGTTGCGAACCCGGATTCTGCTCATTGCCTGCCTCACGGTGGTGGGCGCCCTGATTCTCTCTGGCATCACGACCTACGTGATCGTGCGCGACAGCATGATGTCGAGCATTGCGCACACGCTCTCGGCCGTTGCCAACGGCAATGCCAGCGCCATCGAGCGCTGGTCGGCCGACAAGGCGCAGGCGGTCGTGGCGACGTCGCAGGTCGTCGAGAAGGGAGACCCGGCCGGGCTGGTGAAGCTCATGGGCAAGACCAACGATTTCCCGATCACGAGCATCGGCTGGTCGGACAAGACCTTCTTCTCGACCGCGCCCACCCCGGCGGACTACGATCCTACCGCCCGGCCCTGGTACAAAAGCGCGGTCGCCGCAGGCAAGCTGACCGTCACCAAGCCGTATGGCGATTCGTCGACGGGTATTCCTTACGTGGCCTTCACCGCGCCGCTCGTGCGTGACGGCCAGACCACCGGCGCCATCAGCGGCGCCGTGGCGCTCACCGGCGTGCAGGACATCATCAAGGCGGTGCACCCCACGCCGTCGAGCCTCGCGCTGGTCGTGGCGAGCGACGGGCAGGTGATTGCCCACCCGGACAACAAGTTCTCTCTCAAGCCGTCGACGGAAGTCGCCGCCGCGCTTACCGCCGATTCGTTGCCGGGCATGGCCGCCGACGGCGCCGCACCGGTCGCCATGGAACTCGCCGGCGCGCCGAAGTTGCTCAAGGCCAAGCGCATTCCGGGTACGGACTGGTATCTCGTGGTCGCCCTCGACCGCGCGGAAGCCACTGCCGGCCTGACCCATGTGCTGGGCGCGACGGTCATCACGCTGATCGTGCTGACGCTGATCTCGCTGGCGATTGCCTCGATCTTCACGTCGCGCGCCTTCAAGCGCCTGTCGACCGTGCGCGACGCCATGGACACCATCGGTTCGGGCGACGGCGACATGACGCAACGCCTCGACGTCGTCGGTCACGACGAAGTGGCGCAAATCTCGAAGTCGTTCAATGCGTTCGTCGACAAGATCAGTTCGGTGATGCTCGATGTACGCGCCGGGGTGTCGTCGATGACATCGGCCACCAGCGAGATCGAGATGGGCAATCGCGATCTGTCGCAGCGCACGGAAGCGTCGGCGGGGTCGTTGCAGGAAACGTCGTCTGCGCTCACCGAACTGACCTCCAGCGTCAAGCAGACGGCCGACACCGCCGAGCACGCCACGCGTCTGGCTAACGACGCGAGCGCCGCTGCTGCGCGCGGGGGTCAGGTCGTAACCGATGCGGTCGGCACGATGGCGGCGATCACGCAGTCGTCGGAGCGCATCACGGAGATCATCGGCGTGATCGACGGCATTGCGTTCCAGACCAACATTCTTGCGCTCAACGCCGCGGTGGAAGCCGCACGCGCGGGCGAGCAGGGACGCGGTTTCGCCGTGGTGGCGGGCGAGGTGCGCACGCTGGCCCAGCGCAGCGCCGCCGCGGCGCAGGAAATCAAGGCCCTCATCGAGACGTCGGTACACAACGTGAAGAGCGGCACGGAGCGCGTGCAGGCGGCAGGCACGACGATGAACGAGATCGTCGATGGGATTACGCGCGTGCAGCGTCTGGTAAGCGAGATCCACGGCGCGATGACCGAGCAGAGCGCGGGGATCAGCCAGATCGACCGCTCAGTCTCGGAAATGGACCAGGCGACGCAGCAGAACGCGGCACTGGTGGAGGAGTCTGCTGCTGCGTCGGCGATGTTGAGCGAGCAGGCCCGCATGCTCGCCGAAACCGTGGCGCGCTTCCGTCTGCGCGAAGGGCATCGCAGCGACTCGCACGGCGTTGGCGCGCCGCAATCGCCGTCGCTGTCGGTAGTCGGATCGGCGCGGCGCCTGGCCGCCTGA
- a CDS encoding branched-chain amino acid ABC transporter permease yields MQWISALVAGLGLGSMYGLMALGFHLTFAVSATVNFAQGSSMMLGAVLAYTFAQTLGWPMPLAVVAALVLCAVYGLVVERLAVQPFVRRGSSAWLMATVALGIVLDNVVMLSFGTEPRSLPSSLAQSSLQIGDAGLGVYPLQLLIPVVGLALAGVLHYVLRRSRWGVAMLAVVQNRDAARLMGIPIQRTIAAAFAVSTLLAGVAGVLIAPLFNVQADMGTVFGLKAFAVAILGGLSSAWGVMVAGLLFGVTEAMITATLGSSYTQIITFGLVIVLLAMRPDGMFGRAEVRKV; encoded by the coding sequence ATGCAATGGATCTCGGCGCTCGTCGCCGGCCTGGGGCTCGGCAGTATGTACGGCCTCATGGCACTCGGCTTTCATCTGACCTTTGCGGTGAGTGCGACGGTCAACTTCGCGCAGGGTAGCTCGATGATGCTGGGCGCCGTGCTGGCGTACACGTTCGCGCAGACGCTCGGCTGGCCGATGCCGCTGGCGGTCGTCGCTGCCCTTGTGCTGTGCGCCGTCTACGGTCTGGTTGTGGAGCGGCTCGCGGTGCAACCCTTTGTTCGGCGCGGGTCCAGCGCGTGGCTGATGGCGACCGTGGCGCTCGGTATCGTGCTGGACAACGTGGTCATGCTCAGCTTCGGGACCGAGCCGCGAAGCCTGCCGTCGTCGCTGGCGCAAAGCTCGTTGCAGATCGGCGACGCGGGACTCGGCGTTTATCCGCTGCAACTGTTGATCCCGGTGGTCGGCCTTGCGCTCGCGGGGGTGTTGCACTACGTGCTGCGACGCTCGCGCTGGGGGGTGGCCATGCTCGCCGTCGTGCAAAACCGCGACGCCGCAAGACTCATGGGGATCCCGATTCAACGCACCATTGCCGCCGCATTTGCGGTGTCGACGCTGCTCGCAGGGGTTGCCGGCGTGCTGATCGCGCCGCTGTTCAATGTTCAGGCCGACATGGGGACGGTGTTCGGCCTCAAGGCGTTTGCCGTGGCAATTCTTGGCGGACTGTCCAGTGCGTGGGGCGTGATGGTTGCCGGTCTGCTGTTCGGCGTAACCGAAGCGATGATTACCGCGACGCTGGGGTCGAGCTACACGCAAATCATTACGTTCGGACTGGTCATTGTGTTGCTGGCGATGCGTCCGGACGGCATGTTCGGTCGCGCGGAGGTACGTAAGGTATGA
- a CDS encoding amidohydrolase family protein, with protein MPNMPRRALLTLLLWTSAVCAQTPACVGSAAPPYQGPLFDAMAQTDQWLDIDSAVATAKRNGVTGIALFARVHKKQDGRSLVNHAAEKNPGFILVGAPKLFDMRGDLDNSYVSDVLKGVDAHRYAFVGEILYTHGDKSGGEVTASGERYIDPTRAGTSKLISGLQGKSVPVMTHWEVYDWERDRPLFDKLYSTYPDQVFVWPHLGFADAQQATAMLSAHPNVWATLSKKEKAGENLADSDKEDDIGPPVIDACGVLQPDWKAIMIRFQDRLLFATDAHKAGRWSRYADIVTRWRAILGQLPPDVAEEIAYRNAAKLYGVTPGSATPAQALH; from the coding sequence ATGCCCAATATGCCCAGACGCGCTTTGCTTACCCTGCTGTTGTGGACCTCTGCGGTCTGCGCGCAAACACCGGCCTGTGTCGGGTCTGCCGCTCCCCCCTATCAAGGGCCGCTCTTTGACGCGATGGCGCAGACCGACCAGTGGCTTGACATCGACTCCGCAGTGGCGACTGCGAAACGCAACGGCGTAACCGGCATTGCGCTGTTCGCCCGTGTGCATAAGAAGCAGGACGGGCGCTCGCTGGTTAATCACGCGGCCGAGAAAAACCCGGGCTTCATCCTTGTGGGCGCGCCCAAGCTGTTCGACATGCGCGGCGACCTGGATAACAGTTACGTATCCGACGTCTTGAAAGGCGTCGACGCGCACCGATACGCGTTCGTCGGCGAGATTCTGTACACCCACGGAGACAAATCTGGCGGCGAGGTCACCGCCAGCGGGGAGCGCTATATCGACCCCACCCGCGCCGGTACTTCCAAGCTCATCAGCGGTTTGCAGGGCAAGTCGGTACCCGTGATGACGCATTGGGAGGTCTACGACTGGGAGCGCGACCGGCCGTTGTTCGACAAGCTTTACAGCACCTACCCGGATCAGGTCTTCGTCTGGCCGCACCTGGGATTCGCCGACGCCCAGCAAGCCACGGCAATGCTCTCCGCCCATCCAAACGTCTGGGCGACACTATCGAAGAAGGAAAAGGCGGGCGAGAATCTTGCCGACAGCGACAAGGAAGACGATATTGGTCCTCCCGTCATCGATGCTTGCGGCGTACTGCAACCCGATTGGAAGGCGATCATGATCCGCTTCCAAGACCGGCTGCTGTTCGCGACCGACGCGCATAAAGCCGGTCGCTGGTCACGCTACGCCGATATCGTCACTCGCTGGCGCGCGATCCTGGGACAACTGCCGCCGGACGTCGCCGAGGAAATTGCTTACCGGAATGCAGCGAAGCTGTACGGCGTCACGCCCGGCTCGGCAACACCGGCCCAAGCGCTGCACTGA
- a CDS encoding GNAT family N-acetyltransferase gives MILTGPEIAHTLEFVEAQHLAQQVATLRDITKRKDVCTFNVCGGIAAFTDPAFGRKLNHVTGLGMGVAVSDEAIEQLEAQYHARALDVEIDVCPHATPSTLAVLSARGYVVNAFSNTYVRELRDDDVEILPPDGIEIATGRSVAANTFVSHSVAGFEMQAKPRPRALLEALALIAAARTDTTRFAATLDGHIAGTAGMSVIASPMGKIAHLYIASTHPAYRGRGIQLALIRARLSAAREAGCTLASITARAQNVSARNTERAGFRLAYTKATFMKPYSKPSDAK, from the coding sequence ATGATTCTGACTGGCCCTGAAATCGCCCACACTTTGGAATTTGTTGAGGCGCAGCATTTAGCTCAACAGGTGGCAACGTTGCGTGACATCACGAAGCGAAAAGACGTTTGCACATTTAACGTCTGCGGGGGGATCGCCGCGTTCACCGACCCTGCCTTTGGACGGAAACTGAATCACGTTACCGGTCTTGGTATGGGCGTCGCGGTCAGCGATGAAGCGATCGAGCAACTTGAGGCGCAATACCATGCGCGAGCGCTCGATGTCGAGATCGACGTGTGCCCCCACGCCACCCCTTCCACGCTTGCTGTTTTATCGGCGCGCGGATACGTGGTCAACGCGTTCAGCAATACTTATGTCCGTGAACTGAGGGACGATGACGTTGAAATTCTGCCGCCCGACGGCATAGAGATCGCGACCGGCCGATCCGTTGCGGCGAACACGTTTGTCTCGCATTCCGTGGCGGGATTCGAAATGCAGGCGAAGCCCCGGCCGCGAGCCCTCCTGGAAGCGCTTGCCCTGATCGCTGCCGCACGAACGGATACCACGCGCTTTGCCGCCACGCTCGACGGGCACATTGCGGGTACCGCAGGGATGAGCGTTATTGCCAGTCCAATGGGTAAGATCGCGCATCTCTACATTGCCAGCACGCACCCTGCCTATCGTGGCCGAGGTATTCAACTTGCGTTGATCCGCGCGAGATTGTCTGCGGCGCGGGAGGCGGGTTGCACCTTGGCAAGCATTACCGCGCGGGCGCAAAACGTAAGTGCGCGAAACACGGAGCGGGCCGGTTTCAGACTGGCTTACACAAAGGCAACGTTTATGAAGCCCTACTCCAAACCATCGGACGCAAAGTGA
- a CDS encoding gamma-glutamyltransferase family protein, producing the protein MTARDVAGAAAAGLAGGRAGLVTSPHALASAAGRTVLQQGGNAIEAAIAIAAMLCVTMPHFTGLGGDGFWLIADGAQGDASPLAVSGIGQAARRLPSALLDGAAIAMRGPTSALTTAATVAAWEAAYRVSRDTWGGTLSWASLLAPAVAAAEDGFAVSRSQDFWYAYRASEMGDAATWHGFAQTFLPGGRAPVSGERFRQPALAQTLRRLADGGARDFYEGELASRMAKGLQAAGSPITQDDLAATRVHVSPALTMPYGDGVLATLPPPTQGVTTLQIMGILARLGLRDCAHGSATYYHRLVEAVKQAFIDRDRFVADPEYADVPVAEMLSDAHLTAAATRIDDHAALDWPHRFREGDTVYFAATDVAGRAVSVLQTIYFDWGSGVMAGDTGVLWHNRGAAFRPLGSAHPNALMPGKRPFHTLNPGIYLEGGRPRLLYGTQGADGQPQTLCALLTRLIDYGLNPYEALSQPRFLLGRTFSDSRDNLKLERDAGDDVFAALTQRGHALAALPSHSPLAGQAGVIAIAADGWATGAHDPRSDGAALAV; encoded by the coding sequence ATGACGGCGCGAGATGTTGCCGGCGCTGCGGCAGCGGGGCTGGCCGGCGGGCGCGCCGGATTGGTCACCAGTCCGCATGCGTTGGCGAGCGCGGCAGGCCGCACTGTGCTGCAACAAGGCGGCAACGCGATCGAAGCCGCCATCGCGATCGCGGCCATGTTGTGCGTCACGATGCCGCACTTCACTGGCCTTGGCGGTGACGGTTTCTGGTTGATTGCCGACGGGGCGCAAGGCGACGCGTCGCCACTCGCGGTTTCAGGCATTGGACAAGCGGCACGGCGGCTTCCCTCGGCATTGCTCGACGGCGCGGCGATCGCCATGCGCGGGCCCACCTCTGCGCTGACTACGGCGGCGACGGTCGCGGCGTGGGAGGCGGCCTATCGTGTGAGCCGCGATACGTGGGGTGGCACCTTGTCTTGGGCGTCGCTGCTCGCACCGGCTGTTGCTGCCGCCGAAGACGGTTTTGCTGTGAGTCGTTCGCAAGACTTCTGGTATGCGTATCGCGCAAGCGAGATGGGCGACGCGGCGACGTGGCACGGCTTCGCGCAAACATTCCTGCCGGGTGGGCGCGCACCGGTTTCGGGCGAACGGTTTCGTCAACCGGCGCTGGCGCAAACACTCCGGCGGCTGGCCGATGGCGGCGCGCGCGACTTCTACGAAGGCGAATTGGCCTCGCGTATGGCGAAGGGCCTGCAAGCTGCCGGTTCACCGATTACGCAAGACGACCTTGCCGCCACGCGCGTGCACGTGTCGCCCGCACTGACAATGCCCTACGGCGACGGCGTGCTGGCGACCTTGCCCCCTCCGACGCAAGGGGTGACCACACTGCAAATCATGGGGATACTCGCGCGACTGGGGCTGCGCGATTGCGCGCATGGGAGCGCAACGTATTACCACCGGCTTGTCGAGGCGGTGAAACAGGCGTTCATCGATCGCGACCGTTTCGTGGCGGACCCGGAATATGCCGACGTGCCGGTGGCTGAGATGTTGTCCGACGCACACTTGACGGCGGCCGCGACGCGCATCGACGACCATGCTGCGCTCGACTGGCCGCATCGCTTTCGCGAGGGCGACACGGTGTACTTCGCCGCGACGGACGTCGCCGGGCGCGCCGTCAGTGTGTTGCAAACGATCTACTTCGATTGGGGAAGTGGTGTGATGGCGGGCGATACGGGGGTGCTGTGGCACAACCGTGGGGCGGCGTTCCGACCGCTGGGCAGTGCACATCCCAATGCGTTGATGCCAGGTAAGCGGCCGTTCCATACGCTCAATCCCGGCATCTATCTGGAGGGCGGCCGCCCTCGCCTGCTGTACGGCACGCAAGGGGCGGACGGTCAGCCGCAGACGCTATGTGCCCTGCTGACGCGGCTGATCGACTACGGTCTGAATCCGTACGAAGCGCTCTCGCAACCGCGCTTTCTGCTTGGCCGTACCTTTTCCGACAGCCGGGACAATCTGAAGCTGGAGCGCGATGCGGGAGACGACGTGTTCGCCGCTCTGACGCAGCGCGGCCATGCCCTGGCGGCATTGCCGAGCCACAGCCCGCTGGCGGGGCAGGCGGGGGTGATTGCGATAGCTGCCGACGGATGGGCGACGGGCGCCCACGATCCGCGCAGCGATGGCGCGGCGTTGGCCGTCTGA